In Dyella terrae, one DNA window encodes the following:
- a CDS encoding glycosyltransferase family 9 protein → MSAPASLCLLRTSAIGDVTHVVPLVRTLQAAWPQTRLTWIVGKLERRLVGDLPGVDFVTFDKGAGKEGFRAVREALKGQQFDALLHMQVALRSNVLSLAVKARRRIGYDWARAKDLHSLVINERIPARTGEHVLDATGSFCEPLGLKQTQVRWDIPVSEDAMAWAHAQWPGDRPTLLVSPTSSHALRNWRPERYAAVIDHAHVRGWRTVLVGGPSTYERTMADAVMAACKTPPLDLTGKDTLKQLLAMLTRAQLLLTPDSGPMHMANAVGCKVLGLHAASNPDRSGPYSDRRWCANKYDEAARQYLGKPASDLPWGTKIEKPGVMDLISVDDVIDRFEAAAAQMGY, encoded by the coding sequence ATGTCTGCTCCTGCTTCACTTTGCCTTCTTCGTACGTCGGCCATCGGCGACGTAACCCATGTCGTCCCGCTGGTTCGCACCCTCCAGGCCGCGTGGCCGCAGACGCGGCTGACCTGGATCGTTGGCAAGCTGGAGCGCAGGCTGGTGGGCGATCTGCCCGGCGTCGACTTCGTCACCTTCGACAAAGGGGCTGGCAAGGAGGGCTTCAGGGCCGTCCGCGAGGCGCTGAAGGGGCAGCAATTTGATGCCCTGCTCCACATGCAGGTAGCACTGAGATCAAACGTGCTGAGCCTGGCGGTCAAGGCGCGCCGGCGCATCGGCTACGACTGGGCGCGTGCGAAGGATCTCCACAGCCTGGTCATCAATGAGCGGATTCCGGCGCGCACCGGCGAGCATGTCCTCGACGCAACGGGTAGTTTCTGCGAGCCGCTGGGCCTCAAACAGACCCAGGTGCGCTGGGACATTCCTGTGTCCGAAGACGCGATGGCGTGGGCGCACGCGCAATGGCCTGGCGACAGGCCGACCCTGCTCGTCAGCCCCACCTCCAGCCATGCCTTGCGCAACTGGCGCCCGGAGCGTTACGCCGCTGTCATCGATCATGCGCACGTGCGTGGCTGGCGCACGGTTCTGGTCGGCGGCCCGTCGACCTACGAACGGACCATGGCCGATGCCGTCATGGCGGCGTGCAAAACACCGCCGCTGGACTTGACCGGCAAGGACACGCTCAAGCAACTACTGGCGATGCTGACCCGTGCGCAACTGCTGCTGACGCCGGATTCCGGCCCCATGCACATGGCCAATGCCGTGGGCTGCAAAGTGCTGGGCCTGCATGCCGCCAGCAATCCCGACCGTTCTGGCCCCTATTCCGACCGCCGCTGGTGCGCGAACAAATACGACGAAGCAGCGCGGCAGTACCTGGGCAAGCCGGCGAGCGATCTCCCCTGGGGCACGAAGATCGAGAAACCCGGCGTCATGGATCTGATCAGCGTGGATGACGTGATCGATCGCTTCGAAGCGGCGGCAGCCCAGATGGGCTACTGA
- a CDS encoding 3-deoxy-D-manno-octulosonic acid kinase: MMNHEQLLVSSSGAILFDPALSPQVGPAWFDQDHWQSLGALRTQVGGRGSVALIDTPAGECVLRHYRRGGLVARLLGDHYLWTGADRTRAFSEFRLLLSMAHEGLPVPRAVAARYVRDGLFYRADLITVRLADASTLAELLAVGRLDAELAELVGALVARFHRVGIWHADLNAHNILVTGSELFLIDFDRGERRRPAESWRLANLQRLRRSLIKLGAAPRGEHVFDDTIWKPLLYRYELTLGSEQLGLL, encoded by the coding sequence ATGATGAATCATGAGCAGCTCCTTGTGAGCAGCAGCGGGGCGATTCTGTTCGACCCGGCGCTCTCGCCACAAGTCGGACCGGCGTGGTTCGACCAGGATCACTGGCAAAGCCTGGGTGCCCTGCGGACCCAGGTGGGCGGTCGTGGCAGCGTGGCCCTGATCGATACACCGGCAGGTGAGTGCGTTCTGCGCCACTACCGCCGTGGCGGCCTGGTGGCCCGCCTCCTTGGCGATCACTACCTCTGGACCGGTGCCGACCGCACCCGGGCCTTCTCGGAATTCCGACTGCTGCTGTCCATGGCCCATGAGGGGCTCCCGGTGCCCCGGGCCGTGGCTGCTCGCTATGTCCGGGACGGGCTGTTCTACAGGGCCGACCTGATCACGGTTCGCCTGGCAGATGCATCCACCCTCGCGGAGCTGCTGGCGGTGGGGCGGCTCGACGCCGAACTGGCGGAGCTGGTGGGGGCGCTCGTGGCGCGCTTCCATCGTGTGGGTATCTGGCACGCCGATCTGAATGCCCACAATATCCTCGTCACGGGGAGCGAGCTGTTCCTGATCGACTTTGATCGCGGCGAACGCCGCCGCCCCGCCGAAAGCTGGCGTCTGGCCAATCTCCAGCGCCTGCGGCGCTCGCTGATCAAGCTGGGCGCGGCGCCACGCGGCGAGCATGTCTTTGACGATACGATCTGGAAGCCCCTGCTATACCGTTACGAACTCACCCTGGGTTCGGAGCAGCTTGGCCTGCTTTGA
- the recR gene encoding recombination mediator RecR produces MSKLLTDLIEALRCLPGVGGKSAQRMAFHLLERDRERGMRLAHALEEAMQRVGNCSRCRNFSEDPVCPICASSSRDKQVLCVVESPTELAAIEQATGFRGQYFVLLGRLSPLDGLGPEELGLDLLAERLGSGEIEEMIIATNPTVEGEATAHYLAQLARAAGVKPSRLAHGVPLGGELEFVDRSTLAHAFGSRQTVR; encoded by the coding sequence ATGAGCAAACTCCTCACCGATCTGATCGAAGCGCTGCGTTGTCTCCCCGGTGTCGGTGGGAAGAGCGCCCAGCGCATGGCTTTCCACTTGCTGGAGCGCGACCGTGAGCGGGGCATGCGCCTCGCGCATGCGCTGGAAGAGGCGATGCAGCGCGTGGGCAACTGCTCGCGCTGCCGCAACTTCAGCGAAGATCCGGTGTGCCCGATCTGCGCCAGCAGCAGCCGCGACAAGCAGGTGCTTTGCGTGGTCGAGTCGCCGACTGAGCTGGCCGCGATCGAACAAGCCACCGGATTTCGGGGCCAGTACTTCGTCCTGCTCGGCCGTCTGTCGCCGCTCGACGGACTGGGTCCGGAGGAGCTGGGCCTGGATCTCCTGGCGGAACGCCTGGGGTCGGGCGAGATCGAGGAAATGATCATCGCCACCAATCCCACCGTGGAAGGTGAGGCGACCGCACATTACCTCGCGCAGCTGGCGCGCGCTGCGGGCGTGAAGCCCAGCCGCCTGGCCCATGGCGTGCCGCTCGGCGGCGAACTGGAATTCGTCGATCGCAGCACGCTGGCGCATGCGTTCGGCAGTCGGCAGACGGTGCGCTGA
- a CDS encoding MBL fold metallo-hydrolase, with protein sequence MNWTLHFLGVGAAHAVELGSSSVVLERNGEPLLLVDCGPDVLDRYMAAYGKPPGAVYITHTHMDHVGGLERLFFRLWFDDALKGRTRVFVHAGLLPWLQTRVADYPNVLAEGGVNFWEAFQLVTVTRGFWLDGLWFDVFPTRHHMLGTSYGIALEGCFAFTGDTRPVPEVLERFASGRELIAHDCGLVGNPSHTGVDDLEREYSPVLRQRLCLYHYGSAADGATLAGMGYRVAQPGERVLLTAPAPLRPDAG encoded by the coding sequence ATGAACTGGACCCTGCATTTCCTGGGCGTAGGCGCGGCTCACGCGGTGGAGCTCGGCTCGTCGTCGGTGGTGCTGGAGCGCAATGGCGAGCCGCTGTTGTTGGTCGACTGCGGCCCCGACGTGCTCGATCGCTACATGGCTGCCTACGGCAAGCCGCCGGGCGCGGTCTACATTACGCATACGCACATGGATCACGTTGGTGGCCTGGAACGGCTGTTTTTCCGTCTCTGGTTCGACGATGCCCTGAAGGGCAGGACGCGTGTGTTCGTGCATGCGGGTCTCTTGCCATGGCTGCAGACGCGCGTGGCCGACTATCCCAACGTGCTGGCTGAGGGCGGCGTCAATTTCTGGGAAGCGTTTCAACTTGTCACCGTGACGCGCGGCTTCTGGCTGGATGGCCTGTGGTTCGACGTCTTCCCCACGCGCCACCACATGCTGGGTACGTCCTACGGCATTGCACTGGAAGGGTGCTTCGCCTTTACCGGCGACACGCGTCCGGTGCCCGAGGTGCTCGAACGTTTTGCCAGCGGGCGGGAATTGATTGCCCATGACTGCGGACTGGTGGGCAATCCGTCGCATACCGGTGTTGACGACCTGGAGCGGGAATATTCGCCCGTCCTGCGCCAGCGCCTGTGTCTTTACCACTACGGCAGCGCCGCGGACGGCGCCACGCTGGCCGGCATGGGATATCGCGTCGCGCAGCCCGGGGAGCGTGTCTTATTGACGGCCCCGGCGCCTTTGCGGCCCGACGCCGGCTGA
- the dnaX gene encoding DNA polymerase III subunit gamma/tau: MSYQVLARKWRPRKFAELVGQEHVVRALTNALDTGRMHHAYLFTGTRGVGKTTIARIFAKSLNCERGESADPCGECAVCTAVDAGRFVDLLEIDAASNTGVDDVREVIENAQYAPARGRFKVYLVDEVHMLSKPAFNALLKTLEEPPPHVKFLLATTDPQKLPVTVLSRCLKFNLKRLLPEQISGQMRHILGAENIQYEDAAIGELSRAADGSLRDGLSLLDQAIAYGGGSLHADDVRAMLGSVARGQVLGVLDALAEGDGSRLMDECTRIASFSPDFGGVLDDLAAVLHRIQLMQLVPGYRPEGDASDDDALTSLSQRMGPEDVQLYYQIATTGRRDMAMAPNARTGFEMAMLRMLAFRPGDGGESARAERPAAAPARAPAPPAPVRSAPPAMPERPAAPRMPEPAPMAPSTPAPPAARAQVDARGMPRWDELVELANLRGPLGQLAQNAALRDREGNTLVLALQPVHMHLAVEPMVSQMEERISQVMGERIKLRFVGDQSGSAETPAARAASARSAAQSAAEQSIEEDPLVQSLRREFGARVLPQSVKPFEP; the protein is encoded by the coding sequence ATGTCCTATCAGGTCCTCGCGCGCAAATGGCGCCCCCGCAAGTTCGCCGAACTGGTCGGGCAGGAGCACGTCGTGCGCGCGCTTACCAACGCCCTCGATACCGGCCGCATGCACCATGCGTACCTGTTCACCGGCACGCGCGGCGTGGGCAAGACCACCATCGCACGCATCTTCGCCAAATCGCTCAATTGCGAGCGGGGTGAGTCAGCCGATCCCTGTGGCGAGTGCGCGGTTTGTACTGCCGTGGACGCCGGTCGATTCGTTGATCTTCTCGAAATCGACGCGGCCAGCAACACCGGCGTGGACGATGTCCGCGAGGTGATCGAAAACGCGCAGTACGCTCCGGCCCGCGGTCGCTTCAAGGTCTACCTGGTCGACGAAGTGCACATGCTCTCGAAGCCGGCGTTCAATGCGCTGCTCAAGACGCTCGAAGAGCCGCCGCCGCACGTTAAATTCCTGCTCGCGACCACCGACCCGCAAAAGCTGCCGGTCACCGTGTTGTCGCGCTGCCTCAAGTTCAACTTGAAGCGCTTGCTGCCGGAACAGATCTCCGGCCAGATGCGCCATATCCTCGGCGCCGAAAACATCCAGTACGAAGATGCCGCCATTGGCGAGCTGTCGCGTGCCGCCGATGGCTCGCTGCGCGATGGCCTCTCGCTGCTCGACCAGGCCATCGCCTACGGGGGCGGCTCACTGCACGCCGATGACGTGCGCGCCATGCTCGGCAGCGTGGCGCGTGGCCAGGTGCTGGGTGTGCTGGACGCGTTGGCCGAAGGCGATGGCTCGCGCTTGATGGACGAGTGCACGCGCATCGCCTCGTTCTCGCCGGACTTTGGCGGCGTGCTCGACGATCTTGCCGCCGTGCTTCATCGCATTCAGCTCATGCAACTGGTACCGGGCTACCGTCCCGAAGGTGATGCCAGTGACGATGACGCCCTGACGTCGCTTTCCCAGCGCATGGGGCCCGAAGACGTCCAGCTTTATTACCAGATTGCCACCACGGGCCGCCGCGACATGGCGATGGCCCCGAACGCGCGCACCGGTTTCGAAATGGCCATGCTGCGCATGCTGGCCTTTCGTCCGGGCGATGGTGGAGAGTCCGCTCGCGCCGAACGACCCGCCGCAGCACCGGCACGTGCTCCTGCCCCGCCGGCACCTGTGCGCAGCGCGCCTCCGGCGATGCCCGAGCGCCCCGCAGCGCCACGCATGCCGGAGCCGGCGCCCATGGCACCGTCCACGCCAGCGCCGCCGGCCGCACGTGCGCAGGTGGATGCACGCGGGATGCCCCGCTGGGACGAGCTGGTCGAGCTGGCCAACCTGCGCGGTCCCTTGGGTCAGCTGGCGCAGAACGCCGCCTTACGCGACCGCGAAGGCAATACCCTCGTGCTCGCGCTGCAACCGGTGCACATGCACCTGGCCGTCGAGCCAATGGTCAGTCAGATGGAAGAGCGCATCAGCCAGGTCATGGGCGAGCGCATCAAACTGCGCTTCGTCGGTGACCAGTCAGGCAGCGCTGAAACACCGGCCGCACGCGCGGCCAGCGCGCGTTCGGCCGCGCAGTCGGCGGCCGAACAATCCATCGAAGAGGATCCTCTGGTGCAGTCGTTGCGTCGCGAATTCGGCGCGCGCGTGTTGCCGCAGTCGGTCAAGCCGTTCGAACCGTAA
- a CDS encoding GNAT family N-acetyltransferase: protein MSDSTAPTLRMEVPGIDEYRAMRLATGLSDKTVEAAGIGLAASWSAVCVRDQGQLIGMGRVVGDGGCFFLVVDIAVSPDWQGKGIGKRIMAALMDDLRARAPTSSIVGLFADREAWRLYAQFGFTLSAPASQGMMLRL, encoded by the coding sequence ATGAGCGACAGCACGGCACCAACGCTGCGCATGGAAGTCCCGGGCATCGACGAATACCGCGCGATGCGCCTGGCAACCGGGTTGAGTGACAAAACGGTCGAAGCCGCCGGCATCGGCCTTGCCGCAAGCTGGAGCGCCGTCTGCGTGCGCGATCAGGGACAGTTGATCGGCATGGGGCGCGTCGTCGGCGACGGTGGCTGCTTTTTCCTGGTCGTCGATATCGCCGTATCGCCCGATTGGCAAGGCAAAGGCATCGGCAAGCGGATCATGGCCGCGCTCATGGATGACCTGCGTGCCCGCGCGCCGACCTCATCGATTGTCGGCCTGTTTGCCGACCGCGAAGCGTGGCGTCTCTACGCGCAGTTCGGATTCACACTCTCGGCACCGGCATCGCAAGGCATGATGCTGCGGCTGTAA
- a CDS encoding YbaB/EbfC family nucleoid-associated protein, producing MRGQIGQLMQQAQRMQDEMKRAQEEIAKLEVTGSSGGGLVSVVMSGAHEVRRVQIDRKLFADDPEMAEDLVAAAVNDAVNKVAEASKSRMGGVTSGLNLPPGFKMPF from the coding sequence ATGAGAGGTCAAATCGGCCAGTTGATGCAGCAAGCCCAGCGCATGCAGGATGAAATGAAGCGTGCGCAGGAAGAAATCGCCAAGCTCGAAGTCACGGGCTCGTCGGGTGGCGGTCTGGTCAGCGTGGTGATGTCCGGTGCGCACGAAGTGCGTCGCGTGCAGATCGACCGCAAGCTTTTCGCGGATGACCCGGAGATGGCGGAAGACCTCGTTGCTGCGGCAGTGAACGACGCCGTGAACAAGGTGGCCGAGGCCAGCAAGAGCCGCATGGGTGGCGTCACGTCGGGTCTGAACCTGCCGCCCGGCTTCAAGATGCCGTTCTGA